The Natrinema salifodinae genome includes a window with the following:
- a CDS encoding metal-dependent hydrolase: MWPWGHLGVAYLLYSIYCHGRFRRPPRPGPVLAVVLGSQFADLIDKPLAWGFGILPSGRTLAHSLLFAGALIGIVYAVALVRGRVELATAFVIAHLSHPLADLPPRAFLGYPFGSEFLFWPFLSAPAFDYGESLFEPPAVIELVASPFTDPLLFFLANTALFVFALGVWCVDGCPGLR; the protein is encoded by the coding sequence ATGTGGCCTTGGGGACACCTCGGCGTCGCGTACCTCCTGTATTCGATCTACTGTCACGGACGGTTTCGGCGGCCGCCGCGTCCGGGACCGGTACTGGCGGTCGTGCTCGGCTCGCAGTTCGCCGATCTGATCGACAAACCGCTCGCCTGGGGGTTCGGGATCCTTCCCAGCGGTCGAACGCTCGCTCACTCCCTGTTGTTCGCCGGAGCGTTGATCGGGATCGTCTACGCCGTTGCGCTCGTCCGCGGCCGAGTCGAACTCGCGACCGCGTTCGTAATCGCACACCTCTCTCACCCGCTGGCAGATCTGCCGCCGCGCGCGTTCCTCGGCTATCCCTTCGGCTCCGAGTTTCTGTTCTGGCCGTTCCTCTCCGCTCCCGCGTTCGATTACGGCGAGTCGCTTTTCGAGCCGCCCGCAGTCATCGAACTGGTCGCGTCTCCGTTCACCGATCCACTGCTGTTCTTCCTGGCTAATACCGCACTGTTCGTCTTCGCACTCGGAGTCTGGTGCGTCGACGGCTGCCCGGGCCTCCGGTAG
- a CDS encoding MBL fold metallo-hydrolase, which translates to MTVRHRDGIHFEREDGQAHVVADARSAVGAVNVVSHAHADHTFRSTPETVVCSAETAAIAEARTGTGFEFVERAPGIELVPAGHVVGSRAAIIDVEEATADGDGRSGRYCYTGDFSTRDRCYLDGFDPSAIDADALVMETTYGRPEYRFPPQDELEAAIADWLRDNDDRPLFLFGYSLGRAQKLQWLARQATADADREILVSESIHDVNQAIERATGSDDEDGLSFPGRPYDSLRGLTDELVILPSNQARADWVETAVDREDGLKAGFSGWAVDDSFRYRGNYDVTFPLTDHCDFDELVAAVRAIDPEVVYTHHGADEAFADVLATEYGYRAQPLKRAQTTLDEFC; encoded by the coding sequence GTGACCGTACGGCATCGCGACGGCATCCACTTCGAACGCGAGGACGGCCAGGCCCACGTCGTCGCCGACGCGCGCAGCGCCGTCGGGGCGGTCAACGTGGTGAGCCACGCCCACGCCGATCACACGTTCCGGTCGACGCCGGAGACAGTCGTCTGCTCTGCCGAGACCGCGGCGATCGCCGAGGCCCGGACCGGCACCGGCTTCGAGTTCGTCGAGCGCGCTCCCGGCATCGAACTCGTTCCGGCCGGCCACGTCGTCGGCTCCCGCGCGGCGATCATCGACGTCGAGGAAGCGACCGCCGACGGTGACGGCCGCTCGGGTCGGTACTGCTACACCGGCGACTTCTCGACGCGGGACCGGTGCTACCTCGACGGGTTCGATCCCAGCGCCATCGACGCGGACGCGCTCGTCATGGAGACGACCTACGGTCGGCCCGAATACCGCTTCCCGCCCCAAGACGAGCTCGAGGCCGCGATCGCCGACTGGCTCCGCGACAACGACGACCGGCCGCTGTTCCTCTTCGGCTACTCGCTGGGCCGTGCCCAGAAGCTGCAGTGGCTGGCCCGTCAGGCGACCGCCGACGCCGACCGCGAAATCCTCGTCTCCGAATCGATCCACGACGTGAACCAGGCGATCGAGCGCGCGACCGGATCCGACGACGAGGACGGACTCTCGTTCCCGGGTCGGCCCTACGACTCGCTGCGCGGTCTGACCGACGAGCTCGTGATCCTCCCGTCGAACCAGGCGCGCGCCGACTGGGTCGAGACGGCCGTCGACCGCGAGGACGGGCTGAAGGCGGGTTTCTCGGGGTGGGCCGTCGACGACTCCTTTCGCTATCGGGGGAATTACGACGTCACGTTCCCGCTGACGGATCACTGCGATTTCGACGAACTCGTGGCCGCGGTCCGCGCGATCGATCCCGAGGTCGTCTACACGCACCACGGCGCCGACGAGGCGTTCGCGGACGTCCTCGCGACCGAGTACGGCTATCGGGCGCAGCCGTTGAAACGAGCACAGACCACGTTGGACGAGTTTTGCTGA
- a CDS encoding acylphosphatase — MADRTRAHVFVSGTVQGVYYRANTRDTAREKGVDGWVKNLDDGRVEAVFEGPDDAVESMIEWCHKGSPAADVDDVESEFEDPQGEDGFEIRY, encoded by the coding sequence ATGGCGGACCGAACCCGCGCACACGTCTTCGTTTCCGGGACGGTACAGGGCGTCTACTACCGCGCGAACACACGCGATACGGCTCGCGAGAAGGGCGTCGACGGCTGGGTGAAGAACTTAGACGACGGCCGCGTCGAGGCGGTCTTCGAGGGGCCGGACGACGCCGTCGAGTCGATGATCGAGTGGTGTCACAAGGGTAGTCCGGCGGCCGACGTCGACGACGTCGAGTCCGAGTTCGAAGATCCGCAGGGAGAAGACGGCTTCGAGATCCGATACTGA
- a CDS encoding bifunctional ADP-dependent NAD(P)H-hydrate dehydratase/NAD(P)H-hydrate epimerase, protein MITGERMAAVDENAAALGVPRKQLMESSGHAVAGAVRAVADPGDRVVIVAGRGNNGGDAFVAARFLDEYDVTTLLLGRANLIGTDIARENWDALQRADYDAREVTDSAQFELPDADVVVDAMLGTGISGDLREPAATAAAELNEADATVVAVDVPSGFDADAGDHAANGVDADRVVTFHDTKPGLADLDAEVTVADIGIPAAAERFVGPGDVALARPDGRDGRIFVIGGGPYTGAPALAGQAALRAGAELSFVAAPESVAGEIQGYAADLIVQPYESERLTPEQVDGLVDTAERHDDIVVIGPGLGTADETLAAAREFLESYTGPAVVDADALEIVPDIETDATLVCTPNRRELARMGGPDTDSLREAVDEIEAFAADLDHVVLAKGVDDVATDGERTRISRAGTAGMKVGGTGDTLAGIVAALLEHADPLDAAAAGAYVNGLAGESLAATETHGFLASDMLTEIPTALWDGGESDD, encoded by the coding sequence ATGATTACGGGCGAGCGGATGGCCGCAGTCGACGAGAACGCCGCGGCGCTGGGCGTGCCGCGAAAGCAGCTGATGGAGTCGAGCGGGCACGCGGTCGCCGGGGCGGTCCGCGCGGTCGCGGATCCGGGCGATCGGGTCGTCATCGTCGCCGGGCGCGGGAACAACGGGGGCGACGCGTTCGTCGCCGCCCGCTTTCTCGACGAGTACGACGTCACGACGCTGCTGCTCGGTCGCGCCAACCTGATCGGCACCGACATCGCTCGCGAGAACTGGGACGCCCTTCAACGGGCGGACTACGACGCGCGGGAGGTGACGGATTCGGCGCAGTTCGAGCTCCCCGACGCGGACGTCGTCGTCGACGCGATGCTCGGCACGGGGATCAGCGGCGACCTCCGGGAGCCCGCGGCGACCGCCGCCGCCGAACTCAACGAGGCCGACGCGACCGTCGTCGCGGTCGACGTCCCCTCCGGCTTCGACGCCGACGCGGGCGACCACGCCGCCAACGGCGTCGACGCCGATCGCGTCGTCACCTTCCACGACACGAAACCCGGCCTGGCGGACCTCGACGCCGAGGTCACCGTCGCGGACATCGGCATCCCAGCCGCGGCCGAGCGGTTCGTCGGCCCCGGTGACGTGGCCCTCGCTCGGCCCGACGGACGCGACGGGCGGATATTCGTCATCGGCGGCGGGCCCTACACCGGCGCGCCGGCGCTGGCCGGCCAGGCGGCCCTCCGAGCCGGCGCGGAGCTGTCCTTCGTCGCCGCGCCCGAGTCCGTCGCCGGCGAGATCCAGGGGTACGCCGCGGACCTCATCGTCCAGCCTTACGAGAGCGAGCGACTCACGCCGGAGCAAGTCGACGGCCTGGTCGACACGGCCGAGCGCCACGACGACATCGTCGTCATCGGGCCCGGACTGGGAACCGCCGACGAGACCCTGGCGGCCGCTCGGGAGTTCCTCGAGTCCTACACGGGCCCGGCGGTCGTCGACGCGGACGCCCTCGAGATCGTCCCCGATATCGAAACGGACGCGACGCTGGTCTGTACGCCCAACCGTCGGGAACTCGCCCGGATGGGCGGACCCGACACCGACTCGCTGCGCGAGGCGGTCGACGAGATCGAGGCCTTCGCCGCCGACCTGGACCACGTCGTGCTCGCGAAGGGCGTCGACGACGTCGCGACCGACGGCGAGCGCACCCGGATCAGTCGGGCCGGCACAGCCGGAATGAAGGTCGGCGGCACCGGCGACACGCTCGCCGGCATCGTCGCAGCCTTGCTCGAGCACGCCGATCCACTCGATGCCGCGGCAGCCGGCGCGTACGTCAACGGCCTGGCCGGCGAGTCGCTCGCCGCAACCGAGACCCACGGCTTCCTCGCCTCCGATATGCTCACCGAAATTCCGACGGCCCTGTGGGACGGAGGTGAGTCCGATGACTGA
- the moaC gene encoding cyclic pyranopterin monophosphate synthase MoaC, with protein sequence MTDDDQAATRSGTGADDLTHTTEEGDVQMVDVGDKPDSERRAVAAGEIRLQPSTIEAIRADQVGKGDVLATARVGAIQAVKHTWETIPMCHQIPITNVDTEFDLAEERIELRVAVETTGKTGCEMEALEGVTTGLNVVWDMVKAVEKDDAGQYPDTGLENVRVLEKEKRRR encoded by the coding sequence ATGACTGACGACGATCAGGCGGCGACTAGATCTGGAACCGGCGCCGACGACCTGACCCACACCACCGAGGAGGGCGACGTCCAGATGGTCGACGTCGGCGACAAGCCCGACAGCGAGCGCCGCGCGGTCGCGGCCGGCGAGATCCGATTGCAGCCGTCGACGATCGAGGCGATTCGAGCGGACCAAGTCGGCAAGGGTGACGTCCTCGCGACCGCCCGCGTCGGCGCGATCCAGGCGGTCAAGCACACCTGGGAGACGATCCCGATGTGCCATCAGATCCCGATCACGAACGTCGACACCGAGTTCGACCTCGCCGAGGAGCGGATCGAACTTCGGGTCGCCGTCGAGACCACCGGCAAGACGGGCTGCGAGATGGAAGCCCTCGAGGGCGTCACGACCGGCCTGAACGTCGTCTGGGACATGGTCAAGGCCGTCGAGAAGGACGACGCGGGCCAGTATCCCGACACCGGACTCGAAAACGTGCGGGTGCTCGAGAAGGAGAAACGCCGGCGGTAA
- a CDS encoding NAD(P)H-dependent flavin oxidoreductase, which yields MTLQTPLCDALDIEYPVVQAPIGSATCPELAAAVSNAGGLGHLAVTWRDRKDTRRVVRETRSLTDDPFAVNLVLDDATTVVDTDEHLATVLDAGAEIVTLSFGDAAPYVDRIHDAGALVAQTVGSADAAREAVEAGVDAIVTQGLEAGGHVQSEVATTALVPRVADVVGDDVPIVAAGGIGDGRGIAAALALGADGAWLGTRFVATEEARVHDEYQRRLRESAETNTEYTTLFDKGWPGTPHRVLRNETIERWERSGRPPAGERPGEDDTVATTETGERIERYDEALATPTVDGDIGAMALFAGQSVGLTDDVRPAGALVDDLVSETRTAISGLPGRTNGDG from the coding sequence ATGACGCTGCAGACACCGCTCTGTGACGCGCTCGATATCGAGTATCCGGTCGTCCAGGCGCCTATCGGAAGCGCGACCTGCCCCGAACTCGCGGCCGCCGTCTCGAATGCCGGCGGCCTCGGCCACCTGGCGGTGACCTGGCGCGACCGCAAGGACACGCGGCGGGTCGTCCGCGAGACCCGGTCGCTGACCGACGACCCGTTCGCGGTCAACCTCGTCCTGGACGACGCGACGACGGTCGTCGACACCGACGAGCACCTGGCGACCGTTCTCGACGCCGGGGCCGAGATCGTCACCCTCTCGTTCGGCGACGCGGCCCCCTACGTCGATCGAATTCACGACGCGGGCGCACTCGTCGCCCAGACCGTCGGCAGCGCTGATGCGGCGCGCGAGGCGGTCGAAGCCGGCGTCGACGCGATCGTCACGCAGGGGCTCGAGGCCGGCGGCCACGTCCAGAGCGAGGTGGCGACGACGGCGCTCGTGCCCCGCGTCGCGGACGTGGTCGGCGACGACGTGCCGATCGTCGCGGCCGGGGGAATCGGGGATGGCCGTGGAATCGCCGCCGCGCTCGCGCTGGGCGCTGACGGCGCCTGGCTGGGAACGCGGTTCGTCGCGACCGAGGAGGCGCGGGTCCACGACGAGTACCAGCGACGGCTCCGCGAGAGCGCGGAGACCAACACCGAGTATACGACGCTCTTCGACAAGGGCTGGCCCGGAACGCCCCATCGCGTGCTGCGAAACGAGACGATCGAGCGGTGGGAGCGCTCGGGCCGGCCGCCCGCGGGGGAGCGGCCGGGCGAGGACGACACGGTCGCGACGACCGAGACTGGCGAGCGGATCGAACGCTACGACGAGGCCCTCGCGACGCCGACCGTCGACGGCGATATCGGGGCCATGGCGCTGTTCGCGGGCCAGAGCGTCGGGCTGACGGACGACGTTCGGCCCGCCGGCGCGCTCGTCGACGATCTCGTTTCGGAAACGCGGACGGCGATTTCGGGGCTGCCCGGTCGGACGAACGGCGATGGCTGA
- a CDS encoding SHOCT domain-containing protein, protein MVSRQWLYFGGFVTTAILLVGVGLIAILDGLSVLSGGVTYSEEFVLLAMLGEAAEWVVVGLVLGLFAAVFFAATVVSVLRSASLPRDDRLVSLVEWLELKYPHLRRFDVAQKVEPTIEDRKQQLKERYVAGEISEETFERKMAQLMDDPSADSKSSSGNETSVEITDES, encoded by the coding sequence ATGGTCTCCCGTCAGTGGCTGTATTTCGGTGGATTCGTGACCACTGCGATCCTGCTGGTCGGCGTCGGTCTGATCGCAATACTGGACGGTCTGTCGGTGCTATCGGGGGGCGTGACTTACAGCGAGGAATTCGTGCTGTTGGCGATGCTCGGAGAAGCAGCGGAGTGGGTCGTCGTCGGGCTCGTCCTCGGGCTGTTCGCAGCGGTGTTTTTCGCTGCAACCGTCGTCTCTGTCCTCCGGAGCGCGTCACTCCCCCGTGACGATCGGCTGGTTTCTCTCGTCGAGTGGCTCGAACTGAAGTACCCGCACCTTCGCCGATTCGACGTCGCGCAAAAAGTAGAGCCGACGATCGAAGACCGGAAACAACAGCTCAAGGAGCGGTACGTCGCGGGCGAGATTAGCGAGGAAACGTTCGAACGGAAGATGGCGCAGCTGATGGACGATCCCTCCGCCGATTCGAAATCCTCGTCCGGAAATGAGACCTCCGTCGAAATAACGGACGAATCGTAG
- a CDS encoding sugar phosphate nucleotidyltransferase — MTIRSAVVLAAGEGARLRPLTKHRPKPMLPAATAPILEHVFDALVDAGITELTVVVGYGRTHVQSHFGSTYRDASIEYVVQDKQLGSGHALLAAEAAVSEPCLVLNGDQLVAKGIIEDVRDAHDGGAVATLGLIRHADVADYGGVILDDDGDVAELVERPRDDRSYRLNAGIYAFEPKLFEYLRGPEPQLTEYSLVDGIANAIDAGEPVRGVESDGLWIDATYPWDLLDVTETLFESDADVEHRVSSDARVHESATVVEPVAISADCVIGPGAVVGPHVALGENATVGANAVVERSVVDADTRVGSNATLVDCVTGRGVRIGAGSTVVGGPGDVRVGDRVHEDEQLGALLADRVRDGGGVTYAPGAMVGADAVVTAGATVRGTIDGETEVR; from the coding sequence ATGACGATCCGTTCTGCGGTGGTTCTCGCGGCGGGCGAGGGGGCCCGGCTGCGGCCGTTGACGAAACACCGGCCGAAGCCGATGCTGCCCGCGGCGACCGCGCCGATCCTCGAGCACGTCTTCGACGCGCTTGTCGACGCCGGGATCACGGAGCTCACCGTTGTCGTCGGCTACGGTCGAACGCACGTGCAGTCGCACTTCGGCTCGACGTACCGCGACGCGTCGATCGAGTACGTCGTCCAGGACAAACAGCTCGGGAGCGGCCACGCCCTTCTGGCGGCCGAAGCCGCGGTTTCGGAGCCCTGTCTGGTCCTCAACGGCGATCAGCTCGTCGCGAAGGGGATCATCGAGGACGTTCGGGACGCCCACGACGGCGGCGCGGTCGCGACGCTGGGGCTCATCCGTCACGCGGACGTGGCAGACTACGGCGGCGTGATCCTCGACGATGACGGGGACGTTGCGGAGCTCGTCGAGCGCCCGCGTGACGATCGTAGCTATCGCCTCAACGCGGGCATCTACGCCTTCGAGCCGAAACTGTTCGAGTACCTGCGCGGTCCGGAGCCGCAGTTAACCGAATACTCGCTCGTCGACGGCATCGCGAACGCGATCGACGCCGGAGAGCCCGTCCGCGGGGTCGAATCCGACGGGCTGTGGATCGACGCCACGTACCCGTGGGACCTGCTCGACGTGACGGAGACGCTGTTCGAGAGCGACGCCGACGTCGAGCACCGAGTGTCGTCGGACGCTCGGGTCCACGAGTCGGCGACCGTCGTCGAACCGGTCGCGATTTCGGCCGACTGCGTTATCGGACCAGGGGCCGTCGTCGGGCCGCACGTCGCCCTCGGCGAGAACGCGACGGTCGGTGCGAACGCCGTCGTCGAGCGCAGCGTCGTTGACGCCGATACGCGCGTCGGCTCGAACGCCACGCTCGTCGACTGCGTCACCGGTCGCGGCGTCCGAATCGGCGCGGGCTCGACCGTCGTCGGCGGCCCGGGCGACGTCCGCGTCGGCGACCGGGTCCACGAGGACGAGCAGTTAGGCGCGTTGCTCGCGGATCGCGTCCGCGACGGCGGCGGGGTAACCTACGCGCCTGGCGCGATGGTCGGTGCCGACGCCGTCGTCACCGCCGGCGCGACCGTCCGGGGAACGATCGACGGCGAGACGGAGGTGCGGTGA
- the glmS gene encoding glutamine--fructose-6-phosphate transaminase (isomerizing), whose translation MCGIIGYVGSTDGADAVDVVLDGLARLEYRGYDSAGLAVPTPSMTVHKTEGELSALEAAVPRGEHAGERVGIGHTRWSTHGAPSDVNAHPHSDDEGRVSVVHNGIIENYQRLRDDLAAAGVEFRSETDTEVVPHLIGRYLDRGADPEEAFRLAIDQLEGSYAIAAVFDGAETVYAARKDSPLVVGLGDDGTYLASDVPAFVEHTDRVRYVEDDEFVRLTGDGAVVTDSEGGIVDREPETVSWDADDVGKGGYDHYMLKEIREQPTALRQCLRGRIDELDGTVALEDIADLDHSGPVQFVACGTSYHAALFGAERLRAAGVSAQAFLASEYTRERVPVDSDTLVVGVTQSGETADTLRALRAADGAGATTLAVTNTVASSAARECDHALYIRAGPEIGVAATKTFASQQLALALLAFELGGEATRAELEAIRDVPGHVQTVLETTTATEIAEAYVDADAYFFVGRGYHYPVALEGALKMKEITYKHAEGFAAGELKHGPLALVSENTPVFAVVTGDDEAARKTIGNVKEVEARDAPVVAITDGVSDVARYADHVLEIPAVDDLGASVLANVQLQLVAYRVANQLGRSIDKPRHLAKSVTVE comes from the coding sequence GTGTGCGGCATCATCGGATACGTCGGCTCGACCGACGGGGCCGACGCCGTGGACGTCGTTCTCGACGGGCTCGCGCGCCTCGAGTACCGCGGCTACGACTCCGCCGGCCTGGCCGTGCCGACGCCGTCGATGACGGTCCACAAGACCGAGGGCGAGCTGTCGGCGCTCGAAGCCGCGGTGCCGAGGGGTGAGCACGCGGGCGAACGCGTCGGGATCGGCCACACGCGCTGGAGCACCCACGGCGCGCCGTCGGACGTCAACGCCCATCCCCACAGCGACGACGAGGGACGGGTCTCCGTCGTCCATAACGGCATCATCGAGAACTACCAGCGACTGCGCGACGACCTCGCCGCCGCCGGCGTCGAGTTTCGAAGCGAGACCGACACCGAAGTCGTCCCGCATCTGATCGGCCGCTACCTCGACCGCGGCGCCGACCCCGAGGAGGCCTTTCGCCTGGCGATCGATCAACTCGAGGGCAGTTACGCGATCGCCGCGGTCTTCGACGGCGCGGAGACGGTGTACGCGGCTCGGAAGGACTCCCCGCTCGTCGTCGGGCTCGGCGACGACGGGACGTACCTGGCGAGCGACGTGCCCGCGTTCGTCGAGCACACCGATCGGGTCCGCTACGTCGAGGACGACGAGTTCGTCCGATTGACTGGGGACGGCGCGGTCGTGACCGATTCCGAGGGCGGGATCGTCGACCGCGAGCCGGAGACGGTCTCGTGGGACGCCGACGACGTCGGGAAGGGGGGCTACGACCACTACATGCTCAAGGAGATCCGCGAGCAGCCCACGGCCCTGCGCCAGTGTCTGCGAGGCCGGATCGACGAACTCGACGGGACGGTCGCCCTCGAGGATATCGCCGATCTCGATCACTCCGGCCCGGTCCAGTTCGTCGCCTGCGGAACCTCCTACCACGCGGCGCTGTTCGGCGCGGAACGGCTTCGCGCCGCCGGCGTGTCCGCCCAGGCGTTCCTCGCCAGCGAGTACACGCGCGAGCGGGTACCGGTCGATTCGGACACGCTCGTCGTCGGCGTCACCCAGAGCGGCGAGACCGCCGACACGCTGCGGGCCCTACGCGCGGCCGACGGCGCCGGCGCAACGACGCTGGCAGTGACGAACACGGTCGCGAGCTCGGCCGCGCGGGAGTGCGATCACGCCCTCTACATCCGGGCCGGGCCCGAAATCGGCGTCGCCGCGACGAAGACGTTCGCGAGCCAGCAGCTCGCGCTGGCGCTGTTGGCGTTCGAACTCGGCGGCGAGGCGACGAGGGCGGAACTCGAGGCGATCCGGGACGTACCCGGACACGTCCAGACCGTCCTCGAGACCACGACCGCGACGGAAATCGCCGAGGCGTACGTCGACGCCGACGCCTACTTCTTCGTCGGTCGAGGGTACCACTATCCGGTCGCCCTCGAGGGCGCGCTGAAGATGAAGGAGATCACGTACAAACACGCCGAGGGGTTCGCCGCCGGCGAGCTCAAACACGGCCCGCTCGCGCTCGTGAGCGAGAACACGCCCGTGTTCGCCGTCGTCACCGGCGACGACGAGGCCGCGCGGAAGACGATCGGGAACGTCAAGGAAGTCGAGGCCCGCGACGCGCCCGTCGTCGCGATCACCGACGGGGTCTCCGACGTAGCGCGCTACGCCGATCACGTCCTCGAGATCCCGGCCGTCGACGACCTCGGTGCGTCGGTGCTCGCGAACGTCCAGTTACAGCTGGTGGCCTACCGGGTCGCGAATCAGTTGGGCCGGTCGATCGACAAACCGCGGCACCTGGCAAAGAGCGTGACGGTCGAATGA
- a CDS encoding undecaprenyl-diphosphate phosphatase, whose product MSRAEFLVALLAGIVQGIVEWLPVSSQGNLALFLTLAGTDPANAVQLALFLQVGTTLSAAVYYRDDIATAVRAVPGWRPGAAYSGENAIASYVVVASLVTGLVGIPLYLFAVDLAGQLTGGVFIALIGVLLVVTGILQLGSESMSMGVRDAPTLLDSVLVGAVQGVAILPGISRSGVTTSTLLFRSYDPPAAFRLSFLLSIPASLGAAALTVVGAGGLPGIAPGPALAALGISSVVGYCTIDALMRVVDRVPFWVVCFGLGGLAIVGGGVVSVVV is encoded by the coding sequence GTGAGTCGCGCGGAATTTCTCGTTGCGTTGCTGGCCGGCATCGTCCAAGGGATCGTCGAGTGGTTGCCCGTCTCGAGTCAGGGCAACCTGGCGCTGTTTCTGACGCTCGCGGGGACCGATCCGGCCAACGCGGTGCAGTTGGCGCTCTTCCTGCAGGTCGGGACGACGCTCTCGGCGGCGGTCTACTACCGGGACGATATCGCGACGGCCGTGCGGGCGGTGCCCGGTTGGCGGCCCGGCGCTGCGTACAGCGGCGAAAACGCCATCGCCTCGTACGTCGTGGTCGCCTCGCTCGTGACGGGCCTGGTCGGCATCCCGTTGTACCTGTTCGCGGTCGATCTGGCCGGCCAGCTCACCGGCGGCGTCTTCATCGCGCTCATCGGCGTCCTCCTGGTGGTCACGGGAATTCTCCAGTTGGGTTCGGAGTCGATGTCGATGGGGGTGCGCGACGCGCCGACGCTGCTCGACTCGGTTCTGGTCGGCGCCGTCCAGGGCGTCGCGATCCTGCCCGGGATTTCGCGATCCGGCGTGACGACGAGCACCTTACTGTTCCGGAGCTACGACCCGCCGGCGGCGTTCCGGCTCTCCTTTCTGCTGTCGATCCCCGCGAGTCTCGGCGCCGCTGCGCTCACCGTCGTGGGCGCCGGCGGCCTACCCGGAATCGCGCCGGGACCCGCCCTGGCGGCGCTCGGGATCAGTTCGGTCGTCGGCTACTGTACGATCGACGCCCTCATGCGCGTCGTCGATCGGGTCCCGTTCTGGGTCGTCTGTTTCGGACTCGGCGGCCTGGCGATCGTCGGCGGGGGCGTCGTCTCCGTCGTCGTGTGA
- a CDS encoding HVO_A0556 family zinc finger protein, protein MQLTDADTVGHPVLDALDGADCSFCEEGVLVRDSYHGNAAVICDDCHTPGAQVW, encoded by the coding sequence ATGCAACTGACGGACGCTGATACTGTCGGTCATCCCGTCCTCGACGCGCTCGACGGGGCAGATTGCTCGTTCTGCGAGGAGGGGGTTCTCGTTCGGGACAGCTACCACGGAAATGCGGCGGTGATCTGTGACGACTGCCACACGCCTGGCGCGCAGGTGTGGTGA
- a CDS encoding DUF7522 family protein — protein MILEAERVRDQLASRFGDDLRSVGYYDEGDNDHVYIREDIEAEYDAADLENVFREARLEAIDQDHQESLYVHGELQCVLRCFEKAIEVHLIKNQQKGVVAAVETGAIDDLQGTIESAVGAMDGADSAGSRGLF, from the coding sequence ATGATACTCGAAGCTGAGCGGGTTCGCGACCAGCTTGCGTCCAGATTCGGTGATGACCTCCGAAGCGTCGGCTACTACGACGAAGGAGACAACGACCACGTGTATATCCGGGAGGATATCGAAGCCGAGTACGACGCTGCGGATCTGGAGAACGTCTTTCGAGAGGCCCGGCTCGAAGCGATCGATCAGGATCACCAGGAATCGCTGTACGTTCACGGCGAGTTGCAGTGCGTCTTGCGATGCTTCGAGAAGGCGATAGAGGTACACCTCATCAAGAATCAACAGAAGGGGGTCGTCGCTGCCGTCGAGACCGGCGCAATCGACGATCTGCAGGGAACGATCGAATCCGCAGTCGGTGCGATGGACGGTGCTGACTCCGCAGGGAGTCGCGGCTTGTTCTAG
- a CDS encoding histidine kinase N-terminal 7TM domain-containing protein, whose amino-acid sequence MNTIHWIPWVLASGAVLVALSIYPYTATAIAYRGSDNGLAYILLVMGVGIWNAMFAAQLLDQDPLVKGFFLSLSIVGASLAGLGWFLFAGTASSTTTVPNHQLIYGISAVFVGINIFLVITSPAHELYWVALAETTAFPAFAEITPKPLYWLQTVFLIVLFSAGTTLFAEAWKSGISTRYTGAYMVGGISTIVALVGSNLVYPGGMTVAPLAAAALTTVGWLQANRGCLFAKCRSYLEIVELP is encoded by the coding sequence ATGAACACGATTCACTGGATACCGTGGGTACTCGCTTCGGGAGCGGTTCTCGTTGCTCTCTCGATCTACCCCTACACCGCAACGGCGATCGCATATCGCGGAAGTGATAACGGGCTTGCATATATTCTTCTCGTGATGGGTGTCGGTATTTGGAACGCGATGTTCGCTGCGCAACTGTTGGATCAAGATCCGCTCGTCAAAGGATTCTTTCTCTCGCTGAGTATCGTCGGCGCCTCGTTGGCCGGGCTCGGTTGGTTTCTGTTTGCCGGAACTGCCAGCAGTACGACGACCGTTCCGAATCACCAGCTGATCTACGGAATAAGTGCCGTCTTTGTGGGAATCAACATCTTTCTCGTCATCACGTCCCCTGCACACGAACTGTACTGGGTTGCGTTAGCCGAGACGACGGCTTTTCCCGCGTTCGCTGAAATCACCCCGAAACCGCTGTACTGGCTGCAAACGGTGTTCCTCATCGTCTTGTTCAGCGCGGGGACGACCCTGTTTGCCGAAGCCTGGAAATCCGGGATCAGCACCCGATACACCGGCGCTTACATGGTCGGCGGCATCAGTACGATAGTGGCTCTCGTCGGAAGCAATCTCGTGTATCCCGGTGGGATGACGGTCGCACCGCTTGCTGCTGCCGCTCTCACGACGGTCGGATGGCTACAAGCGAATCGCGGCTGCCTGTTCGCAAAGTGTCGATCGTATTTGGAGATCGTTGAACTCCCGTAA